One window of the Populus trichocarpa isolate Nisqually-1 chromosome 9, P.trichocarpa_v4.1, whole genome shotgun sequence genome contains the following:
- the LOC7467364 gene encoding protein DETOXIFICATION 42: MADEDDSYPPMDAKRTPICIFFKDVRYVLKLDELGLEIAQIAFPAALAFTADPIASLVDTAFIGQIGPVELAAVGVSIALFNQVSRIAIFPLVSVTTSFVAEEDAIGRVSPEEEDSESLETGSTVNSENKELIPQNYSAEGPCKAKSPVSSFGIDKIENERRCIPSASSALVIGAILGLIQATFLISGAKPLLNFMGVGSDSPMLGPAQQYLTLRSLGAPAVLLSLAMQGVFRGFKDTKTPLYATVAGDVTNIILDPIFMFVFGLGVRGAAIAHVLSQYLISVILLWRLMKQVDLLPPSIKHLRLGQFLRNGLLLLMRVVAVTFCVTLSASLAARQGSTSMAAFQVCLQVWLATSLLADGLAVAGQAILASAFAKKDYEKATATATRVLQLGLLLGLMLAAVLGLGLRFGARLFTSDADVLHMISIGIPFVAGTQPINALAFVFDGVNFGASDFAYSAYSMMMVAIVSIPCLFLLSSSHKFIGIWVALTIYMSLRALAGFWRIGTGTGPWNFLRNL, from the exons CTATTTGCATTTTCTTTAAGGATGTCAG ATATGTTCTTAAATTGGATGAACTTGGGTTAGAAATAGCACAAATAGCATTTCCTGCGGCTTTGGCTTTTACAGCCGACCCAATAGCCTCTCTGGTTGACACAGCATTTATCGGCCAAATAG GTCCAGTAGAACTTGCTGCTGTTGGAGTTTCTATTGCTCTATTTAATCAAGTATCAAGAATTGCAATATTCCCTCTTGTCAGTGTCACAACTTCTTTTGTTGCGGAAGAAGATGCTATAGGAAGAGTCAGCCCTGAAGAAGAAGATAGTGAATCCTTGGAAACAGGTTCTACTGTGAACAGTGAAAACAAAGAGTTGATACCGCAAAATT ATTCTGCAGAAGGTCCATGCAAGGCAAAATCACCTGTTAGCAGCTTTGGAATTGATAAGATTGAGAATGAGAGAAGGTGCATCCCATCAGCCTCATCTGCATTGGTTATTGGGGCAATTCTAGGCCTTATCCAAGCTACATTCCTCATATCTGGAGCAAAACCACTATTAAACTTCATGGGAGTTGGTTCT GATTCCCCTATGCTGGGCCCTGCACAACAGTACCTGACTTTAAGATCGCTTGGTGCTCCTGCAGTTCTCCTTTCCTTAGCCATGCAAGGGGTATTCCGTGGATTCAAGGACACAAAAACTCCTTTATATGCCACTG TGGCTGGAGATGTAACAAACATCATATTAGACCCtatatttatgtttgtttttggcCTGGGTGTCAGGGGTGCAGCCATCGCCCACGTATTATCCCA ATACCTGATTTCAGTTATACTCTTGTGGAGATTGATGAAACAAGTTGATCTCTTACCTCCTAGTATCAAACACCTGCGGCTGGGTCAATTTCTTAGAAATG GACTTTTATTATTGATGAGGGTAGTTGCTGTGACATTCTGTGTTACTCTTTCTGCATCATTAGCTGCGCGACAAGGATCAACATCAATGGCAGCATTTCAGGTCTGCTTGCAGGTTTGGTTGGCCACATCTCTTCTTGCTGATGGATTGGCTGTTGCAGGGCAG GCAATACTTGCAAGTGCATTTGCCAAAAAGGACTATGAAAAGGCAACAGCTACTGCAACTCGAGTATTGCAG TTGGGATTACTTTTGGGGTTGATGCTTGCTGCTGTCCTTGGACTTGGATTGAGATTTGGAGCAAGATTATTCACAAGTGATGCTGATGTCCTCCACATGATTAGTATAGGCATTCCG TTTGTTGCAGGTACTCAACCCATTAATGCCTTGGCATTTGTTTTTGACGGTGTCAACTTTGGAGCATCTGATTTCGCATACTCCGCCTACTCTATG ATGATGGTGGCCATTGTTAGCATCCCATGTTTGTTTCTCCTCTCCTCTAGTCACAAGTTCATTGGAATCTGGGTTGCTCTGACAATATACATGAGTCTTCGTGCATTAGCTGGCTTTTGGAG GATAGGAACAGGAACAGGACCTTGGAACTTCCTCAGGAATTTGTAG
- the LOC7467366 gene encoding zinc finger CCCH domain-containing protein 56 encodes MAPLSPMESISFTKDMSNWIDTEDSFSSLLEFAADNNVEGFKRSVFDESEIKEVGLWYGRLGASRKMVLEQRTPLMIAAKYGSADVLKLLLSLPEVDVNFCCGPDKSTALHCAASGGSVNATNVVKLLLLAGADSNATDANRCRPIDVVVAPSKFPDLKGALEELLNNGSVCQWDTMPVSSPSWRPSSPSLSSSTDEGSLSSPAGSILSPVTCKPNDVHVSPAKKEYPVDPTIPDIKNCVYASDEFRMFSFKIRPCCRAYAHDWTGCPFVHPGENARRRDPRKFHYSCMPCPDHKKGTCRRGDLCEYAHGIFECWLHPSQYKTRLCKEGRSCMRRVCFFAHAPDEQRPLNMSTGAAVSSSKVDAMDFTAASNLSPSSFSPTSPSTFAALKYLSSNNSHSLVPWPRQTIPNFHSSLQASCLRSSLNARDISSEDLTGLWDFGFQQRRPPLNEPSPLSQPLYNGSSTNLFSSSNTLNHSNLDKIFSENVSSPHHTDQLGGGGAFVFSPTYSSAALNQLQQQQSIIYPMQGVSPYINDHVSSLGFQLSAHVQREKMLQQLQSSLLSQKLGSKASYDLGFNGTNSRSIWESDDRNVDRFVQADEMGRIHTPCSIKHDGEEPDVSWVHQVLKD; translated from the coding sequence ATGGCTCCATTGTCTCCCATGGAAAGCATTTCTTTTACTAAAGATATGAGCAACTGGATTGACACCGAAGATTCTTTTTCCTCGTTGCTTGAGTTTGCGGCGGATAACAATGTTGAGGGTTTCAAGCGATCAGTGTTTGATGAATCCGAGATTAAGGAGGTTGGCCTATGGTACGGTCGCCTGGGGGCATCGAGGAAGATGGTTCTCGAGCAGAGAACCCCTTTGATGATCGCTGCTAAATATGGCAGTGCTGATGTTTTGAAGCTACTACTTTCTCTACCTGAGGTAGATGTAAATTTCTGTTGTGGCCCTGATAAGAGCACTGCTCTTCATTGTGCTGCTTCGGGTGGATCTGTTAATGCCACCAATGTTGTCAAGTTGCTATTACTTGCAGGTGCTGATTCTAATGCCACTGATGCCAATAGATGTCGCCCAATTGATGTTGTTGTTGCTCCCTCAAAATTTCCTGACCTGAAAGGTGCACTTGAAGAGCTGTTGAACAATGGTTCTGTCTGTCAATGGGATACGATGCCAGTTTCAAGTCCTAGTTGGAGACCTAGTTCACCTTCTCTGTCATCATCAACTGATGAAGGTTCCTTGTCCTCCCCCGCGGGTTCTATTTTATCGCCAGTTACCTGTAAGCCTAATGATGTACACGTTTCTCCTGCTAAAAAAGAATACCCCGTTGATCCAACTATTCCTGATATAAAGAACTGTGTTTATGCTAGCGATGAGTTTAGGATGTTCTCCTTTAAGATCCGACCTTGCTGCCGGGCCTACGCCCATGACTGGACTGGGTGTCCTTTTGTTCATCCCGGTGAGAATGCAAGGAGAAGAGACCCGAGGAAGTTCCATTACAGTTGTATGCCATGTCCAGATCACAAGAAGGGGACATGTAGGCGAGGGGATTTGTGTGAATACGCTCATGGGATTTTCGAGTGCTGGTTACACCCTAGCCAATACAAGACTCGACTTTGCAAGGAAGGAAGAAGTTGCATGCGTCGGGTGTGTTTCTTTGCTCACGCACCTGATGAACAGAGACCCCTCAATATGTCTACTGGAGCTGCAGTCTCATCCTCTAAAGTAGATGCTATGGATTTTACTGCAGCCTCGAACTTGTCGCCTAGCTCATTTTCTCCCACATCACCTTCTACGTTCGCTGCACTAAAGTATCTTTCCAGCAACAATTCACACTCATTGGTGCCTTGGCCTCGGCAAACTATCCCAAATTTTCATAGCAGTCTTCAAGCAAGCTGTCTGAGAAGTTCTCTCAATGCAAGAGACATTTCATCCGAGGATCTTACTGGCTTATGGGATTTTGGATTCCAGCAACGACGTCCGCCCCTAAACGAGCCATCCCCTCTCTCTCAGCCACTTTACAATGGTTCCTCTAccaatcttttttcttcttcaaacacCCTGAATCACTCAAATCTAGACAAGATTTTCTCTGAAAATGTCTCATCTCCTCATCACACTGACCAAttgggtggtggtggtgcaTTTGTTTTCTCTCCCACATATTCTTCAGCAGCTCTTAATCaactgcagcagcagcaaagcATAATATATCCAATGCAGGGGGTCTCTCCTTACATCAATGATCATGTGTCCTCTTTAGGCTTTCAGCTGTCTGCTCATGTTCAGCGAGAGAAGATGCTACAACAATTACAAAGCAGTCTACTCTCACAGAAACTTGGTTCTAAAGCATCATATGACCTTGGATTCAATGGTACAAATTCACGGTCAATATGGGAATCTGACGACAGGAATGTAGATAGGTTTGTTCAAGCAGATGAAATGGGTCGGATACACACACCATGTTCAATCAAGCACGACGGAGAGGAGCCTGATGTGTCATGGGTTCATCAAGTGTTGAAGGACTAG